A genomic segment from Chanos chanos chromosome 2, fChaCha1.1, whole genome shotgun sequence encodes:
- the tmc3 gene encoding transmembrane channel-like protein 3 has product MSGVTEPATITRPMSSSKRHKSVRKNSRRIYSPYQDNPGASDEEDKDGDSNDPEEMFQNIQFQKEIIANIRTRPWPMRRKLKNLKQAREIVLKYEGRLTRTRGYQAAGADLLKKLSRLLYNIVVLFIPWEMRIKKIESHFGSGVASYFIFLRWLFGINIVLTIMTGAFIVLPELLAGAPFGTTRSKTIPKEHLASAQDLDTIWSLGGYLQYSVLFYGYYGNVRKIGSAGYRLPLAYFLVGMAVFAYSFITLLRKMAKNSRLSLASASDENYTFCWRVFCAWDYLIGNPEAAESKAAAIVNSIREAIVEEQEKKKDTSLAVLISLRILANILVLLSLAGSIYIIYFVVDRSQKLEQEKPELTLWEKNEVSVVVSLITMIAPSAFELVAQLEMYHPRTSLRFQLARVLVLYLGNLYSLIIALLDKVNSMSSAVSPGNWSDSTAFLATISQPSEGNLSTIVPDLSERRNSTVDMMIVELNITKTNIVSPKAPAQTVPNQTALFEYNTRSQQDQCWETYVGQEMLKLSIIDMIFTVASILLIDFIRGLVVRYLSDCCCWDLESKFPEYGEFKIAENVLHLIYNQGMIWMGAFFSPCLPAFNVLKLIGLMYLRSWAVLTCNVPHQQVFRASRSNNFYLAMLLFMLFLCMLPTIFAIVRYRPSQHCGPFSGQEKIYDIISETIANDFPLWFSKVMSYVTSPVVVLPALLLLFMLIYYLQAIARSLKFTNNQLRMQLQTERTEDKKKVFQLAAARLQAPEGGDKKVEQESDITSMESSARSSSPRRNGSVANFESPVRHGNSIRTITQSASRADISRATAAVRSPSAPVRHKHRVEHIPNSAYRVFGSPSVPVRQVHRVEYIPNRHPGYFGGTSGSCRSKSYHHVAYNPSMRYSENIHSDPLFRKSMRPMHPEAAGIVTAQSYMGRRAHTTRYVIVNEHEPRKKVMRSTARIPRHYRIADEPDEIVELYPRNIKRYTLRTPHRTHQPHLSEEEEEEEPKSMRKGSFGQAHRPRSLSDLHQPARFYIGDTVDSQLSMAKDLAQGLYGSQEPEEEDCDMDWEDTQSRSKSHANVKGAEPTHRHGEAHVKPKTRHKTEPPVTESDSASLASSSDQQNSSTDQYIQVIHNKEKYLKPGTKLTKKKSKAGIDLNVSGSNELVCSNV; this is encoded by the exons ATGAGCGGTGTTACAGAGCCAGCTACAATAACCAGACCTATGTCATCCTCAAAAAGGCATAAAAGTGTGAGGAAGAACTCCAGGAGGATATATTCTCCTTACCAGGACAATCCAGG TGCATCAGATGAAGAGGATAAGGATGGAGACAGTAATGACCCAGAGGAAATGTTCCAGAATATTCAGTTTCAGAAAGAGATCATTGCCAACATTCGTACTCGACCGTGGCCCATGAGACGCAAGCTCAAAAATCTAAA GCAAGCCAGAGAAATAGTTTTGAAGTATGAAGGCAGACTTACCAGGACTCGAGGATACCAGGCTGCAGGAGCTGAT CTACTGAAGAAGCTCTCTCGACTGCTATACAACATAGTCGTGCTGTTCATCCCATGGGAAATGAGGATAAAAAAGATTGAAA GTCATTTTGGGTCAGGAGTGGCCTCTTACTTCATATTCTTGCGATGGCTGTTTGGAATCAACATTGTCCTCACCATCATGACCGGAGCCTTCATCGTCCTGCCTGAG CTGTTGGCCGGTGCACCATTTGGCACCACCCGCAGCAAGACCATTCCCAAGGAGCATCTCGCCTCCGCCCAAGATCTGGACACCATCTGGTCGCTAGGG GGCTATCTCCAGTACTCAGTGCTTTTTTATGGCTACTACGGTAATGTACGGAAAATTGGCAGTGCTGGCTACCGACTGCCCCTGGCCTACTTTCTGGTTGGGATGGCTGTTTTCGCCTACAGTTTCATCACTCTGTTAAGAAA AATGGCGAAGAATTCCCGTCTGAGTTTGGCCAGTGCCTCGGATGAGAATTATACTTTCTGCTGGCGTGTGTTCTGTGCCTGGGACTATCTGATTGGCAACCCAGAGGCTGCTGAGAGCAAAGCGGCAGCCATTGTCAATAGCATCAGG GAAGCCATTGTggaagaacaagaaaagaagaaagacacaaGTTT AGCAGTTCTGATCAGTCTACGAATACTGGCAAACATCCTGGTCCTACTGTCCCTGGCTGGCAGCATATATATCATCTATTTTGTGGTGGATCGTTCTCagaaactggagcaggagaaacCTGAATTAACGCTATGGGAGAAGAATGAG GTCAGTGTGGTTGTCTCTCTTATCACCATGATTGCTCCCTCTGCCTTTGAGCTAGTGGCCCAGTTGGAGATGTACCATCCCAGAACCAGCCTCCGCTTTCAGCTTGCCAG GGTTCTAGTGTTGTACCTTGGAAATCTGTACAGCCTAATCATCGCACTGTTGGACAAGGTGAACAGTATGAGTTCTGCCGTAA GTCCAGGGAACTGGTCTGATTCCACTGCTTTCCTAGCCACCATATCCCAGCCATCTGAAGGAAACCTGTCCACTATAGTACCAGATCTCTCAGAGCGAAGGAACAGCACAGTGGACATGATGATAGTGGAGCTTAATATCACGAAAACCAACATTGTCTCCCCCaaagcccctgcccagaccgTGCCTAACCAGACCGCTCTGTTTGAGTACAACACTCGCTCTCAGCAGGACCAGTGCTGGGAGACGTATGTCGGTCAG GAAATGCTAAAGCTCTCCATCATTGACATGATCTTCACAGTAGCAAGTATCCTGTTGATTGATTTCATTCGGGGTCTGGTGGTGAGATACCTGAgtgactgctgctgctgggatCTGGAGAGTAAATTT CCAGAATATGGAGAATTTAAAATAGCAGAAAACGTTCTCCATTTAATATACAACCAAGGAATGATATG GATGGGAGCATTTTTCTCGCCCTGTCTGCCTGCCTTCAATGTGCTCAAACTCATTGGACTCATGTACTTGCGTAGCTGGGCTGTGTTGACCTGTAATGTCCCCCATCAGCAGGTCTTCAGGGCCTCGAG atcaAATAATTTCTACCTGGCGATGCTtcttttcatgctgtttctctgTATGCTTCCAACCATCTTTGCAATCGTGAGATACAGGCCATCACAACACTGCGGGCCTTTTAG TGGTCAAGAGAAGatttatgacatcatctctgAGACTATAGCCAATGATTTCCCCCTGTGGTTCAGTAAAGTCATGAGTTACGTCACAAGTCCAGTGGTGGTGCTGCCTGCACTGCTTCTATTGTT tatgtTGATCTATTACCTTCAGGCCATTGCCAGATCGCTCAAATTCACCAACAACCAGCTGAGAATGCAACTTCAAACA GAACGCACAGAAGACAAGAAGAAAGTTTTTCAGCTGGCTGCAG CTCGTCTCCAAGCTCCTGAGGGAGGTGATAAAAAAGTAGAGCAGGAGAGCGACATCACCAGCATGGAGTCCTCTGCTCGTTCCTCCTCTCCACGCCGGAATGGCAGTGTTGCCAACTTTGAGTCACCTGTTCGTCATGGCAACAGTATCCGCACCATCACTCAATCCGCATCACGTGCTGACATCAGCAGGGCAACAGCGGCTGTGCGTAGCCCCTCGGCTCCTGTCcgtcacaaacacagagtggaACATATTCCCAACAg TGCTTACAGAGTTTTCGGCAGTCCATCAGTTCCTGTCCGGCAGGTACACAGAGTGGAATACATACCCAACAG ACATCCAGGATATTTTGGTGGTACTAGTGGATCCTGTCGCTCGAAATCCTACCACCATGTGGCCTACAACCCTTCGATGCGTTACTCTGAGAACATCCACTCTGACCCTCTGTTCAGGAAGAGCATGAGACCCATGCACCCAGAGGCTGCTGGGATAGTCACAGCCCAGAGCTACATGGGCCGACGTGCCCACACCACCCGCTATGTCATTGTCAATGAGCACGAGCCACGCAAGAAGGTAATGCGCTCCACTGCCAGAATTCCCAGACACTACCGTATAGCCGATGAACCAGATGAGATTGTGGAGCTCTACCCTCGAAACATAAAGAGGTACACTCTGCGTACCCCACACCGGACCCACCAACCTCATCTCagcgaggaagaggaagaagaggaaccCAAGAGTATGAGGAAAGGGTCGTTTGGTCAGGCGCACCGTCCGAGATCCCTGTCCGACCTCCATCAGCCAGCAAGATTCTACATTGGCGACACGGTGGACAGTCAGCTTTCCATGGCTAAAGACCTGGCTCAGGGTCTGTATGGGTCCCAGGAACCAGAGGAGGAGGACTGTGATATGGACTGGGAGGACACGCAGTCTCGTTCAAAATCTCACGCTAATGTTAAAGGTGCAGAGCCCACACACAGGCACGGTGAAGCACATGTCAAACCCAAAACCAGACATAAGACAGAGCCACCAGTGACTGAATCAGATTCTGCTTCTTTGGCATCAAGCAGTGACCAACAGAACAGCAGCACAGACCAGTACATCCAGGTTATCCACAACAAAGAAAAGTACCTCAAGCCCGGCACCAAACTAACCAAAAAGAAATCCAAAGCTGGCATTGATCTCAATGTATCTGGATCTAATGAGCTTGTTTGCTCAAATGTTTAA